The following are encoded in a window of Candidatus Poribacteria bacterium genomic DNA:
- a CDS encoding recombinase family protein produces the protein MAVIVPEKAKLVRRAFELYSTGRYSLKEICDMLYPYGFVNKIGRKIAKSQLHDMLRQPFYKGYVHWRGQLYPGVHEPIVDERLFDKVQEVLKQRRQGIGARRTHRFAYSGLVKCGYCGCAMVGESIRKSGKEYRYYKCSGYNERRKSCQRIKEAELSSMFEEVVSRITIPPSVVDLIIDSIREMYEEEMEEVRRQRASLRAELERVKTWMQKAYMDKLEGKISEEFWLEQQKTWQARANALRAEMKRLDNIDWFGICEDITEVLRLASKAHEIYSRMDDFERREILTRILSNSYLYREKLDVVWREPFNWFAKCANSKEWLPIADKFLKLAV, from the coding sequence TTGGCTGTGATCGTTCCAGAGAAAGCAAAATTAGTTCGTCGAGCATTCGAGTTATACAGCACTGGTAGATATTCCCTGAAGGAAATATGTGACATGCTGTATCCTTATGGCTTCGTTAACAAAATCGGCAGGAAGATAGCCAAGTCCCAGCTTCATGACATGCTTCGTCAACCGTTTTACAAAGGATATGTGCATTGGCGGGGTCAGCTTTATCCGGGCGTGCATGAGCCGATAGTTGATGAAAGGCTTTTCGATAAAGTTCAAGAGGTTCTCAAGCAACGCAGGCAAGGGATAGGAGCTCGTAGAACCCACCGGTTTGCGTATTCGGGCCTGGTGAAATGTGGATATTGCGGGTGTGCTATGGTGGGCGAGTCAATACGGAAATCAGGCAAGGAATATCGGTATTACAAATGCTCTGGATATAATGAGAGGAGAAAATCATGCCAGCGCATTAAGGAAGCCGAACTGAGCTCGATGTTTGAAGAAGTAGTCTCAAGGATCACCATCCCTCCTTCGGTGGTTGATCTGATAATAGATTCGATTCGCGAGATGTATGAGGAAGAGATGGAAGAGGTGAGACGTCAGAGAGCTAGTCTGCGAGCGGAGCTGGAGAGGGTGAAAACTTGGATGCAGAAGGCCTATATGGACAAGCTCGAGGGTAAAATTTCAGAAGAGTTTTGGCTTGAACAACAAAAGACGTGGCAAGCTCGTGCTAACGCTCTCAGGGCTGAAATGAAACGATTGGACAATATCGATTGGTTTGGGATATGCGAAGATATAACCGAGGTGCTCAGACTGGCATCCAAGGCTCATGAGATATATTCGAGAATGGATGATTTCGAAAGGCGAGAGATATTGACTAGGATACTTTCGAACTCCTATCTATATCGCGAGAAGCTAGATGTAGTCTGGCGTGAGCCGTTCAATTGGTTTGCGAAATGCGCTAACAGTAAGGAATGGCTCCCCATTGCGGATAAATTTCTAAAGCTCGCCGTGTAG